In one Sphingomonas sp. AP4-R1 genomic region, the following are encoded:
- a CDS encoding toprim domain-containing protein, which yields MTRTNNNRNPQLEAIGSDIVKRLGGTWRPGGAMCLCPAHADRRPSLSVRVGHHALLFKCFAGCDSRDVINEILRLDENALHHVEQASHSSARMPSDLWRRQQALRIWDEARPLAGTPAEIYLRRRRIALLPRALRFHPRTPLGQGDDVEFRPAMIAALHDGGLHDEGRFIAIQRTFFDSDDARRARDLADPRMTLGRPEHAAVMLGAATSTLGLAEGVETAISAMILFGIPVWATLGSERLHQIAIPDRVTRLVLFPDNDVAGEIGVAHALESYAMPDRCIDVEFPPTGFKDWNDVLRMGGEGVGEWWRQVA from the coding sequence ATGACACGCACCAACAACAACCGAAACCCGCAATTAGAGGCGATCGGTTCCGACATCGTCAAACGCCTCGGCGGTACATGGAGGCCGGGCGGCGCGATGTGCCTTTGTCCAGCCCATGCAGATCGCAGGCCCAGTCTGTCTGTGCGCGTTGGGCACCATGCGCTGCTCTTCAAATGTTTCGCGGGTTGCGACTCCCGCGACGTCATCAATGAGATCCTGCGTCTCGACGAGAACGCGCTTCACCATGTGGAACAGGCCTCTCACTCCTCGGCGAGAATGCCGTCGGACCTGTGGCGCCGGCAGCAGGCACTGCGGATATGGGATGAAGCCCGGCCGCTCGCCGGCACACCCGCCGAAATCTATCTGCGCCGCAGGCGAATAGCGCTGCTGCCCCGTGCCTTGCGCTTCCATCCCCGGACACCTCTCGGGCAGGGGGACGATGTCGAGTTCCGGCCCGCCATGATCGCGGCCCTGCACGATGGGGGCCTGCATGATGAGGGGCGCTTCATCGCTATCCAGCGAACCTTCTTTGACAGTGACGATGCACGGCGCGCCCGCGATCTTGCCGATCCACGCATGACGCTTGGCCGTCCCGAGCACGCAGCCGTGATGCTGGGCGCGGCGACATCGACCCTTGGCCTCGCCGAAGGAGTCGAGACCGCAATCTCCGCGATGATCCTGTTCGGGATACCGGTCTGGGCCACCCTTGGCAGCGAGCGGCTTCATCAGATCGCGATCCCAGATCGCGTCACGCGGCTGGTTCTCTTCCCGGACAACGACGTGGCCGGTGAGATCGGCGTTGCTCACGCGCTCGAAAGCTACGCGATGCCGGATCGCTGCATCGATGTCGAGTTCCCGCCGACCGGCTTCAAGGACTGGAACGACGTGCTCCGGATGGGAGGGGAGGGAGTGGGGGAGTGGTGGCGGCAAGTGGCCTGA